A window of Tripterygium wilfordii isolate XIE 37 chromosome 7, ASM1340144v1, whole genome shotgun sequence contains these coding sequences:
- the LOC120002434 gene encoding cyclin-D3-1-like, producing the protein MAMQEYEYEQEQQQSSSFLLDALYCEEERWEDEEEDDQEEVTHENTLNKSRSPCLFSIPLLKQDLFWEDEELLSLFSKEQQQQKQNYLKQDNLITDPSLFLARQEAVEGILKVNARYGYSVLTAVLAIDYLDRFLCNPCFQKDKPWMVQLVVVTCLSLAAKVEETEVPLLLDFQVMETKYVFEPKTIQRMELLVLSALKWKMHPVTPLSFVDHIVRRLGLMNHVHWEFHRRCESLLLSVVSDSRFIGFVPSVTATATMMHIIDQVEPFNPIEYQNQLLGVLDKTNKEKVKECYGLIVELMTETHHTKSNKRKKLFEPISSPSGVIDGAFGSECDSSNDSWSVSVGSSSVPEPPLMKKSKTQDQNQKMPLLFSLNRVFVDIVGSPG; encoded by the exons ATGGCAATGCAAGAATATGAGTATGAACAAGAACAACAACAGAGCTCTTCATTCTTGTTGGATGCTCTGTACTGTGAAGAGGAGAGatgggaagatgaagaagaagacgaccAAGAAGAGGTTACTCACGAAAACACCCTAAACAAAAGCAGGAGTCCTTGCTTATTTTCTATTCCATTGTTGAAGCAAGATCTGTTCTGGGAAGATGAGgagctcctctctctcttttccaaagaacaacaacaacagaagCAGAATTATCTGAAACAGGACAATTTGATAACAGATCCTTCTCTTTTCCTGGCTCGTCAAGAGGCTGTGGAAGGGATTCTTAAGGTCAATGCGCGTTATGGGTACTCAGTTCTCACTGCAGTCTTGGCCATAGACTATCTTGATAGGTTCCTCTGTAACCCTTGTTTTCAGAAGGATAAGCCATGGATGGTGCAGCTTGTGGTCGTGACCTGTCTCTCTTTGGCTGCGAAAGTTGAGGAAACTGAAGTGCCCCTTCTTCTAGACTTCCAA GTGATGGAAACTAAGTATGTGTTTGAGCCCAAAACGATTCAGAGAATGGAACTCTTGGTGCTCTCTGCACTCAAATGGAAGATGCACCCAGTAACCCCACTTTCATTTGTGGATCACATCGTGAGGAGGCTTGGATTGATGAACCATGTCCACTGGGAGTTCCACAGGCGATGCGAGAGTCTTCTGCTCTCTGTGGTCTCTG ATTCGAGATTCATTGGTTTTGTTCCTTCTGTCACTGCCACTGCAACAATGATGCACATTATTGACCAAGTTGAGCCCTTTAACCCCATTGAATACCAAAATCAGCTTCTGGGTGTACTTGATAAAACAAACAAG GAGAAGGTGAAGGAGTGTTATGGTCTGATTGTTGAGCTGATGACAGAGACCCACCACACCAAGTCCAATAAGCGCAAGAAGTTGTTTGAGCCAATAAGCAGCCCAAGTGGGGTGATTGATGGTGCATTTGGCTCTGAATGCGATAGCTCAAATGACTCATGGTCTGTATCTGTGGGTTCATCATCAGTACCAGAGCCTCCTCTAATGAAGAAGAGCAAAACCCAAGATCAGAATCAGAAGATGCCATTGTTGTTTTCACTCAATAGGGTCTTTGTGGACATTGTTGGCAGCCCTGGCTAA
- the LOC120002435 gene encoding elicitor-responsive protein 3-like: MSMISGIQGQLLEVTVVGCNKLKDTEWISRQDPYVCIEYGSNKSRTRTCTDGGKNPTFQEKFVFTLIEGLRELNVVVWNSNTLTLDDYIGSGKIQLQKVLSQGYDDSAWPIQSKTGRYAGEVRLILHYSNANKPATSYAPSAPPYFAPLPQAPLYSMPPQAATAGYPPAATAGYPPPATVYPSPSPYSAYPPNSAYPPAAYPPPPQAAYPPPAYPPHAYPPPPQASPYYPPGPFPGLHFPPQY; the protein is encoded by the exons ATGTCGATGATTTCTGGGATCCAAGGCCAGCTCCTTGAAGTTACCG TTGTTGGGTGCAACAAGTTGAAAGATACAGAATGGATTTCAAGGCAAGACCCGTACGTTTGCATTGAGTACGGCAGCAACAAGTCCCGTACCAGAACCTGCACAG ATGGTGGTAAAAATCCCACATTCCAGGAGAAATTTGTGTTCACGCTGATTGAAGGGCTCAGAGAGCTAAATGTTGTGGTTTGGAACAGCAACACCTTGACTCTTGATGATTACATAGGCAGTGGAAA GATTCAATTGCAGAAGGTACTTTCACAGGGCTATGATGACAGTGCTTGGCCAATTCAGAGTAAAACTGGCAG ATATGCTGGAGAAGTTCGACTAATACTGCATTATTCAAATGCCAAT AAACCAGCTACGAGCTATGCTCCTTCAGCACCACCATATTTTGCTCCTCTTCCGCAAGCCCCTTTGTACTCTATGCCACCACAAGCAGCCACAGCTGGTTATCCACCGGCAGCCACAGCTGGTTATCCACCACCAGCCACTGTATATCCAAGCCCATCTCCTTATTCTGCATATCCTCCAAATTCGGCATATCCACCAGCTGCATATCCACCTCCTCCACAAGCGGCATATCCTCCCCCAGCATATCCTCCGCATGCCTATCCACCACCTCCACAAGCCTCGCCATATTATCCTCCAG GTCCTTTTCCTGGACTCCATTTCCCGCCACAGTACTGA